In Xylocopa sonorina isolate GNS202 chromosome 16, iyXylSono1_principal, whole genome shotgun sequence, the sequence TAAGCTTAACTATAATCTTTATAAGCTTTCATCGTAAACTTCTAAGTTTGCTTCTAATAAGCTTTTCTAAGCTTTAAGCTTTCATTGCAAACTTATAAATGTATAAGTAACAAAAAAAagcaattaatttaattaaattttcatcGCGATCTTATAAAGCTTACTCGTAATAATCTTTGCAAGCTTTCATCGTAAACTTATAAGCTTACTTTTAATATTCTTTATAAGCTTTGATCGTATAAATGTATAACTAACAAAGAAAAGCAATTAATTTAActaaattttcattgtgaacttaataaaatatatattctgTTCGATTGGTTTAGTTATCAGTTGTAGAACGATTCGCTTGATCATATTTGTATTTGCGATTGAAGCGTATTTATAATTATACAAGTATTGCAATGTTTTCTATCTAATTGAGTACAATCATTACTGAAATATTTCGTTCTTAAGCGAATAGAAAATACAAAAATAGAGAAATAAATGAACAGAGATGCAAATTATAATTATCTAGCATTGTAGAATCATATTTTTGATTttagtgaatgtaattgcaaccgTTCCCTCTTTCATGCATTTTTGTTAGCGTAAATTTCATTCTTAAGCGAATAGAAAATACAAAAATAGAGAAATAAATGAACAGAGATGCAAATTATAATTATCTAGCATTGTAGAATCATATTTTTgatattagtgaaattaattgcAACCGTTGCCTCTTTCATGCATTTTTGTTAGCGCAAATGTTCTACAACTGCTAACTTAATTAGTTAACGTgcagataaaaattaaatatatatcagTTTTCTTTTATTCTGTATATCTTTATGTTAAAACGATATTGAAAATGCTTCGATGCTctcaaatatttttttataattactaTACGACTTATAATTCTATCAGTTATCATTTCTTCTAACGCGCAGGCAATACGttaaagaataaaatatatttagacTAAGAAACATTGCAAAATGTGCTTCGTAATGTTATTAAAATGTTGAAGTAAAAAGCATTGAAATTTCTTGATAAATGTGTCTCGATTCAGCtgacaaaaatattttaatcaAAGGCGAATACAAATGTTGCAATCTAACGCTGATATTTTTCCACAAACATTCTGCGATCGCCTGTACAGAAATCGTATTGCATTATTGAAAAGACTGAGCGCAATCGatggtaaaaaaaaagagaaacttgCTGTTACAGCATCGCATTTGTTCTACGCTTGAAATCTCATGCGACTCGGCCAGATATTTTACCTTCAATGTGCTATCGCCAGCTGCGGTCGCCTTCAACTCATGAGAATGATAAGTGGCGGTGGACGTTGGCGATGAAAATGAGAAATGTAGAATAGACGGTTCCATTTCAGAATCTATAACAAGTTTATTACGCCTTGCAGCCAATGTCCTTTTTCTACGAGTCCTACATACCAGTAAATAAAACGTCACTATTAGAGCAATAACACTGAATCCAAGCACAGAACCCACGATTGCCAACGTCAATTTAATAGCAAAATCCTGGTCGATATCTGCGAAGCATCGTTTATCGTTACTGCAAATAATTGTACAGTTAAAAGGGCGAAGCGAAACAAAATTTGTCGTACCTGCTGTAAAGTCATGCAGTATAGGAAATGGCCCGTCGTTGCAGAAATCAGTTTGGCAACATTCGACGTAATATTGTACACCGCTCAATCCGTTGACGTGCCTCTTTCTGTTGCCGTACGCGTGCACGACACGCTGCGGCAGCTGCTTATTGCATATTAACAACATTTGGTCTATCGACGAGGTGCATCCTCTACTTACGCTCTCTATACCGTCCGATTGTCTTACCCTAGATTTCCAACACTGTCGCCAAGAAATTGATATTACTGGTCGGATAACGTTCAACCGATCGGTGTTTGTAGTTAAatgatagaagaagcattacagtAACCGCGTTATAGCAGATTTGAGAGTACAAGCAATCTGGTCCCTCGCAAATGTGGCATTTAAAGCGTCCCGTCGAGCTGCCGTTGAAGGCCACGATGTCCACCGATTTCGGCGACTCTTCGTTCTCGAGGGGGACATCGTTCTCCAGTAAACCGAGCTTCTTGTCTTCCCCTGAAAACCGCTTCTGTTAGTCGTTTAAATACAATTCGAGGCTTAACGTAGCATCGTTTACATCGAACGCATACGTTCTCACGTGTAATTATTTACAAATGCGTACGGTATTGCGTTGCGTTCTTGTTACGGAGTCGAACGGAGGGAAAAGGAATTCGACAGTGGGAATAACAACGTACAAAGCTTGGTAATTGGTATTTTGGTCCCAATTTCAGTGTCGGGTAGAAACATTGAGAGCACAAAAAGGTAAACAGGTTAAGGACGAGATTTCTTTGATTGGAATGAGTTGTGAGCTTAGCTGAGAGATTTGTTGCCCACCTGGACACGGCTCGAACGTCaacgataatataaaatatgcgATAAACATAAAATCCGCCATTGTCATGCACGTCAAAACATCGGTGGGCGACGATCAACTGGACAGTTTCCAACAGATTCTCTGTTCGCGTGCGTTCCCCTGTAACGAGATTAAACGTTAGCTTTGCTCCCGCGACAGTCGTTGGTGGGTAATAATTAACGTACATGCATGTAATCAACATTGAATTGGCGGTATTTTATTTTCGTGTTAAAAAAAGGTAAACGCATCGGCGCAGATGTCACTAACATCGTTTCGTCCCGTTCGCATGATGCCACTGATCTATAAGAGGGCGACCCGCTGGTGACGCGACCGCGCGCGCGACACCTCGCACGGATTAGTCGCTACTACGGCCATAGACAAACTGGTAGCTTCGTAGCGCAGCGTACGTCAGTGGCGCGGGTGCGCATGCGCGAGATAACGCTGTATTTGTAGAGTCATTTGCGCATGCGCATGTAAAAAGCCGCGCGCTTTATAAGTCCAACGACATGGTGTTTGGTTGTTGTGCGCATGCGCGAGATAACGCTGTATTTATAGAGTCATTTGCGCATGCGCATGTAAAAAGCCGCGCGCTTTATAAGTACAACGACATGGTGTTTGGTTGTTGCGCGCAGGCGCAAAATAAAACTGTTTCATAGCGTCGTCCGCGCATGCGCGAAATAAAACTGTTTTGTAGCGTCATTTGCGCATGCGCATACAAGAAAATTCGCGCTTTATAAGTATAGTGATACGGTATTTGGCTGTTGCACGCATGCGCGGGATAAGACTGTCTCTCAGCGTCATTTGCGCATGCGCATATAAAAAGTTCGCGCTTTATAATTATAGCGACATGTGTTTAGTTGTTGCGCGCATGCGTAAGATAACATTGTCTCGTAGCGTCGCTCGCGCATGCGTAAGATAACATTGTCTCGTAGCGTCGTTCGCGCATGCGCATATAAAAAGTAGCGCGCTTTATAAGTACAGTGTTATGGTGTTTGATTATTATGCGCATGCGCGAGATACACTATCTCATAACATCGTTCGCGCATGCGCATATAAAAAGTAGCGCGCTTTATAAGTACAGTGTTATGGTGTTTGATTATTATGCGCATGCGCGAGATACACTATCTCATAACATCGTTCGCGCATGCGCATATAAAAAGTAGCGCGCTTTATAAGTACAGTGATATGGTGTTTGATTATTATGCGCATGCGCGAGGTACGACTATCTCATAACATCATTCGCGCATGCGCATATAAAAAGTAGCGCGCTTTATAAGTACAGTAATATGGTGTTTGATTGTTATGCGCATGCGCGAGATACACTAGCTCATAACATCGTTCGCGCATGCGTGGAATAAAGCTGTCTAATAGCGTCGTTCGCGCATGCGCATATAAGAAATTGCACATTTTATAATTATAGCGACAAATTGTGTTTGATTGTGGGCGCATGCGCAGTATGTGGCTGTCTAATAACGTCGTTCGCGCATGCGCATATAAAAAGCAGCGCGCTTTATAAATACAGCAACATGTGTTTAGTTGTTGCGCGCATGCGTAAAATAACATTGTCTCGCAGCATCATTTGCGCATGCGCATATAAAAAGTAGCGCGCTTTATAAGTACAGTGATATGGTGTTTGATTATTATGCGCATGCGCGAGATACGACTATCTCATAACATCGTTCGCGCATGCGTGGAATGAAGCTGTCTCACAGCGTCGTTCGCGCATGCGCATATGAAAAGCTGCGCAGAAGAGAGAATACTGTCGCTCACGCAGTAGCGATCCTGACGTTTTAGTGGAAGGTTGTTTATTCTGTGCAGCGctctaattaattttaattacagtTAATAAATAAGTTCCTCGACAAAAATATTATATTCTCGTTATTGTAATTTACTTATAAAGCAAATTTGAGTTCTTAGTTGTAACTTTTTTGTAAAACTTGTTTCGAATTGTAATGTTTCGTCGTTCTCTAACCTCAATTTCATAATTCTTCGCAGGAGTCACTTAATGGCTGAGAAACGCTGCTTTATACTCTTCAGAAACTGATAATTAATGTTTAAGATATAATCACACATCTCTCATCGTTTGCTTTCAATGcgatgttccaaaatgtaaaaaATTTGTTGTTAAGTTGTAAACATTAATTATCAACTGAGAGGAGACGAGAATGTACTCGTTTGGGATTTAAAACAAGTACTGCGGTCGATTTAGCGAAATGTAAGAATCTACGTCGTTTGTTTCTATTCCAGCATGCGCAAGACTCTATTTACATCTTGTTTATTCATTCTTATTGCTAcgttaaattaaaataaagaatAACCTTTTATTACCCTCCGTTCAAATCTTACCAAAGAAAATAGTCTATTTACATACATAAACGTTACATTTTCTACATTTAAGAAAGTATAAATTAGCATAGAAAACATAATATTCTCGATAGCCTATTACGAACTTGTTGTATATTTCTATTTGCCAATGATACTCTTACGAAAGTGATAAATTTTGTTACTTAATAAATAGCATTCTCGTAGATCGTATCTTTCGATATAAAATGTAACGATACGCCAGTTCTCGCAAGAAACTTTGTAATTTAAGAGATTAAGGCACTCGTTCTCTTACGCGACGATCTAAGAGAATCCGTTTCTCATAAGCTAAATAGAATTTTTCATAATAAATTTTGAGATGTACAGAATAATTTAAGTAGAGctcataatatgattcgcgcaGCTTTCGGTGTTTAAAACGTATGATTATGTTTCTTCTTTGATGCTGATTTGGTATCTCAATATTATGTATTCAGCGATCGATGTCAgcttttgaatattgcaattTAACTCGTGCAAGTGTCTCTTAAAAACTTTGCAAATAGCGCTGAGATGGTCCTCGCCCTCCTCTTCCGAGTCGATTTCAGTTACAATGTCCGATTCCGAGTCGCAGGATGTGCAGGTGCTCTGCACGCTCTGCATCGAAGTGCTGCTCCAAGTTCTGGTGTATTTGAGCTGCGGTTCAGACATGCTGGTCTTCATCGGTTTATTCGAATGGTTCGTCTGACGCGAGCACATCAAGTCCACTTTCATTTGACTAATGATTTTGTACAAATGGTAGAGATCGGTGTTGGTCAACGACGTTATAATAATCGAATCGCCATTGTCCTCCAAACCGAGGCTGTTCTTTAAGTCGTCCGTGCTTAAATCTACCAGCCTGCTGGGGAACAGGATCGTGCTTTCCATCCTCTGCACAGTCTCGACGAACTGTTCCATAGTGTAGAAAATAGAGGCATTGTTGAATCTGAGCTCGTCGTGCTTGCTTAACATTTCCATGGTCCTAAAATAAAAGCGATTGAAGTACGCGGCTATTAAATATATAACTGCTCTGAACCGATATTGTATTATTAAGCCATTAAATATTAATGTAGTACTTATGCAAGCGAAACGATGAATTCAAAGGCAAACGATGAGCAATGATTTGCGCATTTGTGTAGCGAAGTATAAAAAAGTTGATCAACGAAACATAAACGTATAGTATTTATCTGCTGTAAATCGCTAATTACATTGTGCAATGATCGTTACGTACCTTTTGCATAACATTTTCTGAAACGCTATCGATTTAGAGGAGGATACTTAAACGAGTAGATTGAAAAGATTGGTAATGGTGCATTCGGCATGCGCAAACAGACTAATGGATTTATAGACGTTACCATCTTGACAGTGACGGAGTAAGTTTTAATGCATTCGTCGAGTGTGACGGTTAATGAAGTAGAGGCCGTTGGGTCATAATAAATGAGTGAATAATAAGTGGATATTCAAATACACTTCCGTCAGAAATTATTTCTCTTATGTTCGCACGTTACTTAAAACAGGATAAGTTGGCTTTTAAACTATGACGAGCTGTACTTCTTTTATCTGTAATGTATACGATagctcaatgaatatttaacGACGAGTTCTTTTTGTGAAAGAGTTGAAAGTACGAAAAAGTTTACGCTTGGAATACTTTGTTTGGATATGAAAATCGAGGGGAGTCGTGCGTCGATACCTGTTAAATTAAACGATTCCAATGTATTCTCTTTATTATATTGCTTATTAACGTTTCGTTTTGTCCCAGCGTACAGTTTCGATCGTCATTCCTCGGTGAggtttaaaatattcattcacTCATGACGCTGATAACAAGTTGCACTAATAGTAAGCGATTATGCAACGGGGAATGTAGAAAGATCGACGTTCATTGACTAGAGACTAAGCGGGAGAAAGGTGGGGGTAGAAGTAGTGGGAAAAGGATGGAGGGAATGGGAATGAtacagtgagagagagagacagagagatagagatagaagttaagagtgagagagagatagacattgaaagagagagtgagagagagatagatgTTGAGagtaagagtgagagagaaagatagataTTGAGAGTACGAgtgggagagagagatagaaattGAGAGTGAGAGATAGATAGAAGTtaagagtgagaaagagagagtgagagagacagagagaaagatacaaattaagagtgagagagagatagatattCAGagtaagagtgagagagagagagatagaaattaagagtgagagagagagaaagatagaaattaagagtgagagagagatagatattCAGagtaagagtgagagagagagagagagagagagatagaaattgagagtgagagagagatagaagttcagagtgagaaagagatagaaattgaaagagagagagatagatattGAGagtaagagtgagagagagatagaaattgaaaaagagagtgagagagagatagaaattgaaaagggagtgagagagagagagagagagaaagatagaaattgagagtaagagagagggagagacacAGAAATTGAGAGtgaaacagaaagagagagttgacgagagagagagagagagagagaaagagagagagttaacgagagagagagagagagagagttgagagagagagagagagagagagagagagagttgacgagagagagagagagagagagagagagttgacgagagagagagagagagagagagagagagttgacgagagagagagagagagagagttgacgagagagagagagagagagagagagagagagagagagagttgacgagagagagagagagagagagagagagagagagagagagagagttgacgagagagagagagagagagagagagagagagagagagttgacgagagagagagagagagagagagagagagagagagagagagagttgacgagagagagagagagagagagagagttgacgagagagaaagagagagagagagagagttgagagagagagagttgagagagagagagagagagagagagttgacgagaaagagagagagagttgacgagagagagttgacgagaaagagagagagagttgacgagagagagttgacgagaaagagagagagaaattaagagagagagagttgacgagagagagagagaaattaagagagagagagagttgacgagagagagaaagagaaattaagagagagagagttgatacAGAGAGAAATAGAAAGAGAGAATGAGAGTTTACGTAAAGAGAGGATGAGAGTTAatatagagagaaaaaaagagagagagtaaCTATGAGAGTTGATGTAGAGAGAGAATGAAAATTTACGTAAAGAGAGAATGAGAATTAAtatagagagaaaaagagagagagagagagagaaattatgAAAGTTGATGTAAAGAGAGAATGAGAGTTGATAtacagagaaaaagagagaaattgCGAGTGTGAGAGTTGAtgtaaaaagagaaagagagcgaaagAAAAATCTAACGCAAAGacaggaagaaagaaaaaaatagtgTTAACTTAGTACAGAAATTTTTCAAATGACcaattaacataaaacatattcCTGACAAAATAAGACGCCTTAACTTTCGAAGCTTAAAACCATCATAATtacatacatagtacttcaTACCATATATGCAACACATATTACATTCGCACTAtgcttaaaaatgcgtatataacaaaaaaaaagaaataaaaatacaaaGAAAACGAACATAATTGAATAATACAATTATCGCGCGCCAGGTTTCGTATGCGCGCATGCGCGTAGACTACTACTGCGAATGGCGCAACTCTCTATGTGCGCATGCGCGTAGACTGAACTGCGATTGGCGCAACTCTTTATGTGCGCATGCGCGCAGTAGTACGCAGACCTCGTTGCTGTGATTACAAAGTGACAATTCTGTGCAAACATTTTTCTATCTTTTTAATAAACTGATGACATGAACAAATTATCACTGACATTAAACTTAAATATAAAGACAGAATTAAAGGAATAACCACTTATTCTTATTAATATGTGTGAAAATAGGTGATACTGCAGTTTCACACTGATCGAGTGCCTCTTTTTTGCAGTAAAAGTTTCTCAACGTGGAATGCAGTTTTTGGCAGTTTTGGGAATCGTGGACAGAAGATTAATACAAAATTACTGGTAATTTAGAATAATTCGTATTGTTGAATGAAAGATGAATTAACGAGAGAACATAACCAAACATATCATTGTTATTTCTGTTTCTGTTGATGTTTATTATTCGTACTGCGACAAATGTCACGTGTTTGgttatattttataaaatagatGTAGATTCAATTATTTGTAACATTAACgtgataatatatttaaatctagTTGCACTTGAAATTAACGAAGAGGTATAATCTAATTATTCGTGACTATAGAGAGTGAACGCAGTAAGTTTATCATTTCTCATTGAATAGAAATTATATTGCAGTTTTAATGTATCACAATTTGTCTATTGTTTATTATTCGTTCTCTTCTGACGCATTACATATATTAATATTGTTTACTTTCTGTTACATAGtttaacacgttcacgtctTATCGCGTTACGCAAT encodes:
- the LOC143431016 gene encoding uncharacterized protein LOC143431016; this translates as MVTSINPLVCLRMPNAPLPIFSIYSFNTTLIFNGLIIQYRFRAVIYLIAAYFNRFYFRTMEMLSKHDELRFNNASIFYTMEQFVETVQRMESTILFPSRLVDLSTDDLKNSLGLEDNGDSIIITSLTNTDLYHLYKIISQMKVDLMCSRQTNHSNKPMKTSMSEPQLKYTRTWSSTSMQSVQSTCTSCDSESDIVTEIDSEEEGEDHLSAICKVFKRHLHELNCNIQKLTSIAEYIILRYQISIKEET